In a single window of the Pseudodesulfovibrio profundus genome:
- a CDS encoding helix-turn-helix domain-containing protein, translating to MNDILLKLGKRIREFRKENGLSQSQLAEMAGLNDKYLGEVERGSNNISIKNLGQIAAALQVETFELLGGAHEYEIERKELVQKLHKIIESASDKDLCAIYGFASDTVN from the coding sequence ATGAATGACATCCTTCTCAAGCTCGGAAAACGCATTCGAGAGTTTCGAAAAGAAAACGGCCTGTCGCAGAGCCAGCTCGCAGAAATGGCTGGCCTTAACGACAAGTACCTAGGCGAAGTCGAAAGGGGCTCCAACAACATCTCGATCAAGAACCTGGGCCAGATTGCGGCAGCTTTGCAGGTCGAGACCTTCGAGTTGCTCGGCGGCGCCCACGAATACGAAATTGAACGCAAAGAGCTCGTCCAGAAGCTCCACAAAATCATCGAATCAGCGTCTGATAAGGACCTCTGCGCCATCTACGGCTTTGCTTCTGACACAGTGAACTGA
- a CDS encoding TM2 domain-containing protein: protein MTQDTTEQAAGQGQQNINVNVSAGGSRYMTVASEKSRKTALVLCAVGGMFGVHHFYVGRIGMGIAYALTCGLFGIGWFLDSIKIWTGSFKDNAGAPLREW from the coding sequence ATGACGCAAGACACTACGGAGCAAGCAGCAGGGCAGGGACAGCAGAACATCAACGTTAATGTGAGCGCAGGCGGCAGTCGATACATGACTGTGGCCTCCGAGAAGAGTCGGAAGACAGCTCTTGTTCTGTGCGCGGTTGGTGGCATGTTCGGCGTCCATCACTTTTATGTGGGCAGGATAGGCATGGGCATCGCCTACGCGCTGACCTGTGGCCTCTTCGGTATCGGCTGGTTCCTGGACTCCATCAAAATATGGACGGGAAGCTTCAAGGACAACGCAGGCGCGCCGCTTCGTGAGTGGTAG
- a CDS encoding primase-helicase family protein yields the protein MHTNAPYTKDEALVVLVCEDVEGLEAVNSLPSSYAEYATGTNLPITYFMISDTDNPTKKTWKKPLTEAERTEWAHGVLSHGTSVLNSLSLPPILKLLPKGVAKMHADGRPRAGASRPVLRDVPVASIPLSELTRKLEGVGTTEEEQRKSIVETAKDISPAFKENIENEESASGEEAPWETPLWKKVVEAVPVSEVYSTYNEHIYPSETERFKCLLGHDSIDGKDVICKDDRHWECLTCGASGNSFQLFHKRKGARDKDGKSLWVNNSREFSKLAGRELSEKWCKFIKEHEQTRNSQRSEDKENAIMRGQTRLHEMNETFFVAPYNGKTYIIEEITDLHGNCELVPHAAQHFRTLYDNEKIAYLNSKGELKSTSLGKYWLYWEGRRSYESVVFYPDELPENHHRKLYNLWRGFEVEPREGDFSKTEYHLKHVWCNGNEEHYNYLLMWFAHLLQYPTEKPGVALVIKGDKGTGKSTILEGIFEHILGRAYATVDLGEQATGKFNHHLRGKLLLVLEEAIWAGSKSDEGRVKNMITGPRARYEPKGVDSFEEQSYMRLVFISNEKRAVPASLGERRYFALKVTSTKQCDISYFKELRHEFDHGGREAFMHHLMNLPVDKDAIRLPPRAPALWDDIYEGLPLVEKWLYDGLNTSAEEIDDPEREFLWRGGHVPTRLFYQDFEKYKAERERMRGYTGFNGITSVKKMTQFLKSFFGESHYTTHKRQRCYFIASLEWAREIFESHVERCEVPWDDFQPISDNDEDIEHAGHLRGSEVVADDVFPEGSKHKNLKEILASNIARFKREKSSGEKCYISFDDPFFEEEMRPAPDESHDPFFEEERRPAPVEEIPAFFEDELSPEKNQHFSINSNDSFFQDEIAAAQADD from the coding sequence ATGCACACCAACGCTCCCTACACAAAAGATGAAGCCCTCGTCGTCCTCGTGTGCGAGGACGTCGAGGGACTTGAGGCCGTGAACAGCTTGCCTAGCAGCTACGCCGAATACGCGACCGGCACCAACCTCCCGATCACGTACTTCATGATATCCGACACGGACAATCCTACCAAGAAGACCTGGAAGAAGCCCCTCACAGAAGCCGAGCGCACCGAATGGGCACACGGCGTGCTTAGTCACGGCACTTCCGTGCTCAACAGCCTATCGCTTCCTCCGATCCTAAAGCTCCTGCCTAAAGGGGTCGCTAAAATGCATGCCGATGGCCGCCCTCGCGCTGGCGCGTCCAGGCCGGTTCTCAGGGATGTGCCTGTGGCATCCATCCCGCTCAGCGAATTGACTCGCAAGCTGGAAGGCGTCGGCACGACCGAAGAAGAACAGCGCAAATCCATCGTGGAAACGGCCAAGGATATCTCCCCGGCCTTCAAGGAAAACATCGAGAACGAGGAATCGGCATCGGGAGAGGAGGCTCCGTGGGAGACTCCCCTGTGGAAGAAGGTCGTCGAAGCCGTCCCGGTCTCTGAGGTCTACTCGACCTACAATGAACACATATACCCCTCGGAGACCGAACGCTTCAAATGCCTTCTCGGCCACGACAGCATCGACGGCAAGGACGTCATCTGCAAGGATGATCGCCACTGGGAGTGCCTCACCTGCGGGGCAAGCGGCAACTCGTTCCAGCTCTTCCACAAACGCAAGGGGGCTCGGGACAAGGACGGGAAGAGCCTGTGGGTTAATAATAGCAGGGAGTTCTCTAAGCTGGCGGGCCGAGAGCTTTCCGAAAAGTGGTGCAAGTTCATCAAGGAGCACGAGCAGACACGCAACAGTCAGCGATCTGAGGACAAAGAGAATGCGATCATGCGCGGGCAGACAAGGCTTCACGAAATGAACGAAACGTTCTTCGTCGCGCCGTATAACGGCAAGACCTATATCATAGAAGAAATCACTGACCTGCATGGCAATTGTGAACTCGTCCCGCATGCCGCACAACACTTCAGGACACTTTATGACAACGAAAAAATCGCTTACCTCAACTCTAAAGGGGAGCTCAAATCCACAAGCCTCGGCAAATACTGGTTATACTGGGAAGGAAGGAGGTCATACGAATCGGTGGTTTTCTACCCCGATGAGCTTCCCGAGAATCATCATAGAAAGCTCTACAACCTCTGGCGAGGGTTCGAGGTAGAGCCGCGTGAGGGCGACTTCTCGAAGACCGAGTATCACCTCAAGCATGTGTGGTGCAACGGCAACGAAGAGCATTACAACTACCTGCTTATGTGGTTCGCTCACCTCCTGCAATACCCCACGGAGAAACCCGGAGTAGCCCTCGTCATAAAAGGAGACAAAGGAACAGGCAAGAGCACTATCCTGGAAGGCATATTCGAACACATCCTGGGCAGAGCATATGCGACAGTCGACCTCGGCGAGCAAGCCACGGGCAAGTTCAACCACCATCTACGTGGCAAGCTCTTGCTGGTTCTGGAAGAGGCCATCTGGGCTGGCTCCAAGAGCGACGAAGGTCGGGTCAAAAACATGATCACCGGCCCGCGAGCCAGGTATGAGCCCAAGGGCGTAGACTCCTTCGAAGAGCAGTCGTACATGCGCCTGGTGTTCATCAGCAACGAGAAGCGAGCCGTGCCAGCTTCCCTTGGGGAGCGCAGGTACTTCGCACTCAAGGTGACCAGCACGAAGCAGTGCGACATCAGCTACTTCAAGGAGCTTCGCCACGAGTTCGACCACGGTGGCCGTGAAGCCTTCATGCACCACCTGATGAACCTCCCCGTGGACAAGGATGCCATACGGCTGCCTCCCCGTGCCCCGGCTCTGTGGGATGACATATATGAAGGACTGCCCCTGGTCGAGAAATGGCTTTACGACGGCCTCAACACCAGCGCAGAAGAAATTGACGATCCAGAGCGGGAGTTTTTGTGGAGAGGGGGTCACGTCCCAACGCGCTTGTTCTACCAAGACTTCGAAAAATACAAAGCTGAACGAGAAAGGATGAGAGGATATACGGGTTTCAACGGCATCACGAGCGTAAAGAAGATGACCCAGTTCCTGAAGTCCTTCTTCGGAGAATCTCACTACACGACTCACAAAAGGCAACGCTGTTACTTTATAGCCAGTCTTGAATGGGCTCGGGAGATATTCGAATCTCATGTCGAAAGATGCGAGGTGCCCTGGGACGACTTCCAACCTATTTCAGACAATGACGAGGATATTGAACATGCAGGTCACCTTAGAGGCAGTGAAGTTGTTGCTGACGACGTCTTCCCTGAAGGGAGTAAGCACAAGAACCTGAAAGAAATACTGGCCAGTAACATAGCCAGATTTAAGCGAGAAAAATCCAGCGGGGAGAAATGCTACATCAGCTTTGACGATCCCTTCTTCGAAGAAGAGATGCGGCCCGCTCCTGACGAAAGCCACGACCCTTTCTTCGAGGAAGAAAGGCGACCTGCTCCTGTCGAAGAAATCCCCGCCTTCTTCGAGGACGAGTTAAGCCCAGAGAAGAACCAACACTTCAGCATCAACAGCAACGACTCATTCTTCCAGGACGAGATCGCAGCAGCGCAAGCCGACGACTAA